A genome region from Candidatus Zixiibacteriota bacterium includes the following:
- a CDS encoding transposase — MQTKKEQIQTRMMLLPPLEQLIPEDHPIRRLNRVLDLSFIHEAVREHYCQDNGRPSIDPEVVIRLFLLQAIEGIAHVRDLMRQVQVNLAYRWFIGYDIDEKLPDHSTLSRALDRFGVEVFDALFEQSIAQCKAKGLIEGKVLHVDATTIRADLDKNRTGKDDSPDPDAQFGHFPDGTIQPGYKQQTVVDDSNRVVVGLSVSPANYTEGSDAIDAVDQAVKQIGISPDIVCADSAYASGENSAGFEERDIRFISPPRLPRNGTGTQYFTIEDFTYDEQRDVFICPGGHILNNVGRMAGHPDRRKYRGSSLACKQCKLKSCCTKASQRCVNVSIYHASLVRLRTDRKTEAFKQLYRSRAPSVEGVFAEAKQWHGLRRAWRRGLSKMRVQCLLIAAVINLKKLIGLFWPWNDSNMLYNVVIRAIIAFLRVIHPNKYKLVICETNVPE, encoded by the coding sequence ATGCAAACAAAAAAAGAACAAATACAAACCAGGATGATGCTTCTGCCGCCCTTGGAGCAGTTAATTCCTGAGGATCACCCTATTCGTCGTCTGAACAGGGTTTTGGATTTAAGTTTTATTCACGAGGCGGTGCGTGAGCATTATTGCCAGGACAATGGGCGACCCTCGATTGATCCGGAGGTAGTCATTCGCCTGTTTTTACTTCAGGCGATTGAGGGAATAGCCCATGTGCGGGACTTGATGCGGCAGGTGCAGGTAAACCTGGCGTATCGTTGGTTTATTGGGTATGATATTGATGAGAAGCTTCCGGATCATTCTACCTTATCGCGGGCTTTAGATCGTTTTGGGGTCGAGGTATTCGACGCTTTATTTGAGCAAAGCATTGCTCAATGTAAGGCTAAGGGCTTAATTGAGGGTAAGGTATTGCATGTTGATGCGACTACGATTAGAGCCGACCTTGACAAAAATCGTACGGGCAAGGATGATAGTCCTGATCCCGATGCTCAATTCGGTCATTTCCCTGATGGTACTATACAACCCGGCTATAAGCAGCAAACAGTAGTCGATGATAGTAATCGGGTTGTCGTAGGTTTGTCTGTTTCGCCGGCGAATTACACTGAGGGTTCTGACGCGATTGATGCTGTGGATCAAGCCGTAAAACAAATAGGTATAAGTCCGGATATTGTTTGTGCTGATTCAGCCTATGCCAGCGGGGAGAACAGTGCGGGTTTTGAGGAAAGAGATATTCGTTTTATCAGTCCGCCGCGTTTGCCTCGCAACGGCACCGGTACTCAGTATTTTACAATTGAAGATTTTACATATGATGAACAGCGGGATGTATTTATTTGTCCTGGGGGTCATATACTTAATAATGTCGGGAGGATGGCTGGTCATCCGGATCGCCGAAAATATCGAGGTTCATCTTTGGCCTGTAAACAATGTAAACTGAAATCGTGTTGTACTAAGGCCTCTCAGCGTTGTGTTAATGTAAGCATATATCATGCATCTTTAGTAAGGTTGCGAACGGATAGAAAAACCGAGGCTTTTAAGCAATTGTATCGATCACGGGCGCCGTCTGTTGAGGGCGTATTTGCAGAAGCCAAACAGTGGCATGGTCTCAGGCGGGCTTGGCGTCGTGGTCTGTCCAAAATGCGCGTTCAGTGCCTTTTGATCGCTGCCGTAATCAACCTTAAGAAGTTGATCGGCCTTTTTTGGCCTTGGAATGATTCCAATATGCTATATAATGTCGTCATACGCGCAATTATAGCCTTTTTGCGGGTAATACATCCCAATAAGTATAAATTGGTAATATGCGAAACAAACGTCCCAGAATAA
- a CDS encoding peptidoglycan DD-metalloendopeptidase family protein has protein sequence MHRYLSFLFALLLILSCGEKELKYWERIELSEGLSQAHILDIACKGDEVFVCTYSDGAFFSKDNGQTWRQFKADTGDSSGLSADYIISGDWDDDYIILATLCDGLNVSDDGGDTWQRLGNDFLCGKSALPVSVIIDDESTYIPSSDGIIHFKDKITPDMEYSEDIFKTIDKGQGLASEYIYDLVIRDNMFFAGTLHGFSYSVDKGSNWINCSPTGSYTDEGAPDCKVKTVAANEKYWYAGCDNGLFYSDDKGQHWVNISRGLPSVYIHDILIDRKGKLWVATYKGIAFTDNDGQSYKTFGKTSGFYGDNINCLAQSGDGNIFAGTNYGLYRMKEKIPAPNNYPTVQAEFGKLEKPAHQWLIRPVSPNVNNYLDQTNLFSSIICGSSAKNQGCLYNNSEGVKALAVDYGTIVYTNRKIGHVVLKCDTRYKNYYVYAHYHHLKKVARWIGQRVSKYDIIGLVGRKGKAVRECLYFEVSLSKMDDSNVPNEPVNPELWQKPLPGCGTIAGIIADTAGNFINDVKIFGVEKPAPAETPFSYAKSYHSLAYSSPAYKENFVIGDVPAGDYLLWAVYDGEKYAIKAKVASLKVAQVKIIIGQ, from the coding sequence ATGCATAGATATTTATCGTTTCTTTTCGCTTTGTTGCTAATACTGTCCTGCGGCGAAAAAGAATTGAAATATTGGGAACGAATTGAGCTAAGCGAGGGGTTAAGCCAAGCGCACATTCTTGATATTGCCTGCAAAGGGGATGAGGTTTTTGTATGCACTTACAGCGATGGCGCTTTTTTCTCGAAAGATAACGGCCAGACATGGCGGCAATTTAAAGCTGACACGGGGGATAGTTCCGGTTTATCTGCAGACTATATTATCAGCGGCGATTGGGATGATGACTATATCATACTGGCAACTCTTTGTGATGGCTTAAATGTATCCGATGATGGCGGCGATACATGGCAGCGGCTTGGCAATGATTTTTTGTGCGGCAAATCCGCTTTGCCCGTCAGTGTTATTATTGATGATGAATCAACTTATATCCCAAGCTCTGATGGGATTATTCATTTTAAAGATAAAATCACGCCGGATATGGAATATTCAGAGGATATATTTAAAACCATTGATAAAGGGCAAGGGCTGGCATCAGAATATATTTATGATCTGGTAATCCGGGATAATATGTTTTTTGCCGGTACGCTTCATGGTTTTTCATACTCTGTTGATAAAGGCAGCAACTGGATTAATTGTTCCCCTACCGGGTCATATACCGATGAAGGCGCGCCTGACTGCAAAGTTAAGACGGTTGCGGCGAATGAAAAATACTGGTATGCCGGCTGTGATAACGGCCTTTTCTATTCTGATGATAAAGGGCAGCATTGGGTAAATATCTCTCGCGGGCTGCCGTCAGTTTATATTCATGATATATTAATTGACCGCAAGGGGAAGCTCTGGGTGGCAACGTATAAAGGAATTGCTTTTACGGATAATGACGGCCAATCGTATAAAACTTTCGGCAAAACATCCGGTTTCTATGGCGATAATATAAACTGTTTGGCTCAATCGGGCGATGGTAATATCTTTGCCGGCACAAATTACGGGCTTTATAGAATGAAAGAAAAAATTCCGGCGCCTAATAATTACCCGACAGTGCAGGCTGAATTTGGTAAGCTTGAAAAACCGGCTCATCAATGGCTGATTAGGCCGGTATCTCCGAATGTAAATAATTATCTCGACCAGACTAATCTGTTTAGTTCAATAATCTGCGGCAGTTCAGCTAAGAATCAGGGATGCTTATATAATAATTCAGAAGGAGTGAAAGCTTTGGCTGTCGATTATGGCACTATTGTCTATACCAATAGAAAGATAGGACATGTTGTTTTGAAATGCGACACCCGGTATAAGAATTATTATGTATATGCGCATTATCATCACCTGAAAAAAGTTGCTCGCTGGATTGGGCAGAGAGTATCAAAGTATGATATTATAGGCCTTGTTGGCAGGAAAGGTAAAGCTGTCAGAGAATGTTTATACTTTGAGGTTTCGTTATCCAAAATGGATGATTCGAATGTTCCGAATGAACCGGTTAATCCTGAACTTTGGCAAAAGCCTTTGCCGGGATGCGGAACAATCGCCGGTATAATCGCTGATACTGCCGGCAATTTTATAAATGATGTGAAAATTTTTGGAGTGGAAAAACCAGCGCCGGCAGAAACTCCTTTCTCTTATGCGAAAAGCTACCATAGCTTGGCATATTCCAGTCCGGCATATAAGGAAAATTTTGTTATTGGCGATGTTCCTGCCGGCGATTACCTGTTGTGGGCGGTATATGATGGTGAAAAATATGCGATTAAAGCAAAAGTTGCCTCATTAAAAGTTGCGCAGGTGAAAATAATCATTGGCCAGTAA
- a CDS encoding DUF72 domain-containing protein, whose translation MNPAKILIGTSGYSFADWIDIFYPSGIPKGKMLDYYKEHFRTVEINSTYYRIPHPAVFYNIQKKVPDDFEFIIKTHHSFTHDRKNLNTNSKLFNEAVKPVYESGKLHGLLAQFPWSFKFSSANLAYLLDGKNYFGEVPLFVEFRHDSWDKPEVYASLKDNEIGFCCVDEPQLERMFPPKGLATTRIGYVRFHGRNKIDWWQPRKGSDRYNYDYKKEELADWLNEIEKLRKQTDKVYLFFNNCHHGQAVKSAKLMSELLQMEL comes from the coding sequence ATGAATCCTGCAAAAATTCTAATCGGCACATCAGGCTACTCGTTCGCTGATTGGATCGATATATTTTACCCGTCCGGTATCCCCAAAGGGAAAATGCTTGATTATTATAAAGAACATTTTCGAACAGTTGAAATAAATTCAACTTATTACCGTATTCCTCATCCGGCCGTGTTTTATAATATTCAGAAGAAAGTGCCTGATGATTTTGAGTTCATAATTAAAACTCATCATTCGTTTACTCATGATAGAAAAAACTTAAACACTAATTCGAAGCTGTTCAACGAAGCAGTCAAACCGGTTTATGAATCGGGAAAGCTGCATGGCTTGCTGGCTCAATTTCCATGGTCGTTTAAATTTTCATCTGCTAACCTTGCTTATCTTCTCGATGGTAAAAACTATTTTGGCGAGGTTCCGCTTTTTGTTGAATTCCGTCATGATAGCTGGGATAAACCGGAGGTGTACGCTTCGCTAAAAGACAACGAAATCGGGTTTTGCTGCGTGGATGAGCCTCAGCTTGAGCGTATGTTTCCTCCCAAAGGACTGGCAACAACGCGCATCGGATATGTGCGCTTTCATGGCCGCAACAAAATCGATTGGTGGCAGCCGAGAAAAGGCAGCGACCGCTATAATTATGATTATAAAAAAGAAGAACTTGCCGATTGGTTGAATGAAATAGAAAAATTGAGAAAGCAAACCGATAAGGTGTATTTATTTTTTAATAACTGCCATCATGGCCAGGCGGTTAAAAGCGCCAAGCTGATGTCTGAACTGCTGCAAATGGAACTATGA
- a CDS encoding D-alanyl-D-alanine carboxypeptidase: MKSKIKRFSVIKILVIIIMLWCVSASYSYYVSATSSPFNAGYFPNHNESLVSSFLNKIIPGRLGLKARAAIAVDAETGEVIFSKNKDMQLSIASLTKLAASLVFLSTNPDLHRPIVITKGDLNDSGRSRLYNGDHITLNDCLHLCLIRSDNAAVRALVRSTGLGEAEFVSLMNDLADSLNMNDTHFADPTGRYAKNMSTAADLVKLIQAACNNEIIADISSKKIYQYKPFNRKYTTTLYNTNRLLFSKWKINGGKTGYISRAGYCLAIDADNGFGKHVNAVILGSPSNNYRFRDAERLLAYALKN; encoded by the coding sequence ATGAAAAGCAAGATAAAAAGATTCAGCGTTATAAAGATACTTGTCATAATAATTATGCTTTGGTGTGTCTCGGCGTCTTATTCATACTATGTGTCAGCTACGTCGTCCCCTTTTAATGCCGGTTATTTCCCGAACCACAATGAAAGTCTTGTTAGCTCATTTCTTAACAAGATAATTCCCGGCAGGCTCGGACTGAAAGCCAGAGCCGCTATCGCTGTTGATGCTGAAACGGGCGAGGTGATATTCTCGAAAAATAAGGATATGCAGTTATCGATTGCCAGCCTGACCAAGCTGGCAGCGTCTTTAGTGTTTCTAAGTACTAATCCCGATTTGCACCGCCCAATAGTTATTACTAAAGGGGATTTGAACGATTCTGGCCGGTCGAGGTTATATAACGGCGACCATATTACTCTTAATGATTGCCTTCACCTGTGCCTGATACGGTCTGATAATGCCGCTGTCAGAGCTTTAGTCAGGTCAACCGGTCTCGGAGAAGCGGAGTTTGTTTCATTGATGAATGACCTGGCCGACAGTTTAAACATGAATGATACTCATTTTGCCGACCCAACCGGCAGATATGCAAAAAACATGTCAACTGCCGCAGATTTAGTTAAACTTATTCAAGCGGCTTGTAATAATGAAATAATCGCCGATATTTCCTCGAAAAAGATATATCAATATAAGCCCTTCAATCGAAAATACACTACCACATTGTATAATACTAATCGTCTATTATTCAGCAAATGGAAAATAAATGGAGGCAAGACCGGTTATATCAGTCGCGCTGGCTACTGTCTTGCCATTGATGCTGATAACGGTTTTGGGAAACATGTTAATGCTGTGATACTTGGTTCGCCTTCAAATAACTATCGCTTCAGAGATGCTGAGCGTCTGCTGGCTTATGCTCTGAAAAATTGA
- a CDS encoding T9SS type A sorting domain-containing protein, with product MKLLRYYSTLAVFFIFIITIKTNAIQRLVLVEMQTSTENELNCFEADMTLNQLFQDYPDYFIPIVYHAGQYYPNDPFYCYNMSENTNRIYYYPPHGDGYYYTPYAWIDGVIRGGFEYNTWEYMTTSRYETDSPLEIDISGEFRESDKVGNLQIIIIAHELFNWQELKLRIALTEDSIYYEAPNNILWHNYTMRDIIPDTLGVQFNISINDTLEFNQSFSCPESLNFQFCRLVVWVQDDQTKEVLQTAVIDVIDMENPASVVETGLPVNIYLKQNYPNPFNAGTVINYVIDSERIVEIDIYNLAGQKINTLYKGSLSSGCYQAVWDGTNLNGDRVSSGIYFYRLTSGNNILTRRMLLLK from the coding sequence TTGAAATTGCTTAGATACTACTCTACGCTGGCTGTGTTCTTTATATTCATTATTACTATCAAAACAAACGCTATTCAAAGACTGGTATTGGTCGAGATGCAAACATCAACAGAAAATGAATTGAACTGTTTTGAGGCTGACATGACATTGAATCAGCTATTTCAAGATTACCCTGATTATTTTATCCCAATAGTCTATCATGCCGGCCAATACTATCCAAATGACCCATTTTACTGTTATAATATGTCGGAAAATACCAATAGGATATACTACTATCCTCCTCATGGCGATGGCTATTACTACACTCCTTATGCCTGGATTGACGGAGTTATCAGGGGCGGTTTTGAGTATAATACGTGGGAATATATGACAACAAGCCGCTATGAGACAGATTCACCGCTTGAGATAGACATAAGCGGCGAGTTCCGCGAATCTGATAAGGTTGGGAATCTGCAAATAATAATAATAGCCCATGAATTATTTAACTGGCAGGAACTCAAGCTAAGAATAGCCTTAACGGAAGACAGTATCTATTATGAAGCGCCTAATAATATATTATGGCATAACTATACTATGCGGGATATAATTCCCGATACGCTTGGCGTTCAATTCAATATTTCTATTAATGATACGCTGGAATTTAATCAATCATTTTCTTGTCCGGAGTCATTAAACTTTCAATTCTGCCGCCTTGTAGTTTGGGTTCAGGATGACCAGACTAAGGAAGTTTTGCAGACTGCCGTAATAGATGTAATTGATATGGAAAATCCAGCGAGTGTTGTTGAAACAGGATTGCCCGTTAATATCTACCTTAAGCAGAATTATCCCAATCCTTTTAATGCTGGTACTGTTATTAATTATGTTATTGATAGCGAAAGAATTGTCGAAATTGATATTTACAATCTTGCCGGACAGAAGATTAACACGCTTTATAAAGGCTCGCTTAGCTCCGGCTGTTATCAGGCTGTTTGGGATGGAACAAATTTAAATGGCGACAGAGTATCCAGCGGCATATATTTTTATCGTTTGACTTCCGGAAATAATATTTTAACGCGGAGAATGTTGTTGTTGAAATAA
- a CDS encoding pyridoxal phosphate-dependent aminotransferase produces the protein MKLANRMSRLGTETAFVVLAKAKQLEAQGKEIIHLEIGEPDFDTPKNIIDKAVEALNSHWTHYGPAAGLPELRQTIADEINRTRKLNMKPENVVVTPGGKPVMFFVMLALVNEGEEVIYPNPGFPIYESVINFIGAKAVPIKMREEKQFRLDVDELISLITPKTRLIIINSPQNPTGSVLTKDDLKAIADVCIKNNIYVLSDEIYSRTIYDNEFNSITANEGIIDNTIILDGYSKTYAMTGWRLGYGVMPADLAEQVAKLQTNCNSCTASFSQIAGIEAIRGDQSSANKMVVEFKKRREVIVNGLNAIDGIECQKPEGAFYVFPNITKLGFTSSELESKLLYEAGVAVLAGTSFGAFGEGYLRFSYANSIENLEKALAKVNAFVKGL, from the coding sequence ATGAAACTTGCCAATAGAATGTCGCGATTGGGAACAGAGACCGCCTTTGTTGTTTTGGCCAAAGCCAAACAGCTTGAGGCGCAGGGAAAAGAAATCATTCATCTCGAGATTGGAGAACCCGATTTCGATACCCCTAAAAATATCATTGATAAAGCGGTCGAGGCTTTAAATAGTCATTGGACACATTATGGCCCCGCGGCAGGTTTGCCGGAGCTCCGTCAGACAATAGCCGATGAAATTAACCGCACCCGCAAGTTAAACATGAAACCTGAAAATGTAGTGGTTACTCCCGGCGGCAAGCCTGTTATGTTTTTTGTCATGCTGGCTTTGGTAAATGAGGGTGAAGAGGTTATTTATCCAAATCCCGGTTTCCCCATTTATGAATCGGTCATTAATTTTATAGGGGCCAAAGCTGTGCCTATTAAAATGCGCGAGGAAAAGCAATTCCGTCTGGATGTTGACGAGCTGATTTCGCTGATAACCCCTAAAACCCGTCTGATAATTATCAATTCGCCTCAAAACCCAACCGGTTCTGTCCTTACTAAGGATGACCTGAAAGCTATTGCGGATGTCTGTATAAAAAATAATATATATGTATTATCAGATGAGATATATAGCCGTACCATTTATGACAACGAGTTTAACTCCATTACCGCCAATGAGGGCATAATTGACAACACGATTATACTTGACGGATATTCCAAAACTTATGCTATGACCGGCTGGCGTCTTGGCTATGGTGTAATGCCTGCCGATTTGGCTGAACAAGTAGCCAAATTACAGACTAACTGCAATTCCTGTACCGCTTCTTTCTCACAAATTGCCGGCATTGAAGCAATCAGGGGCGACCAATCCAGCGCCAACAAGATGGTAGTCGAGTTCAAGAAACGCCGCGAGGTTATAGTCAATGGGCTGAATGCTATCGATGGCATCGAGTGCCAGAAACCCGAAGGCGCTTTCTATGTGTTCCCGAATATAACAAAATTAGGCTTCACCTCATCAGAGCTGGAAAGCAAACTGCTTTATGAAGCCGGCGTAGCAGTTCTGGCCGGTACGTCCTTTGGCGCATTCGGTGAGGGATATTTACGGTTTTCCTATGCCAACTCGATTGAAAATTTAGAGAAGGCGCTTGCTAAAGTTAATGCGTTTGTAAAAGGCTTATAG
- a CDS encoding right-handed parallel beta-helix repeat-containing protein, translated as MCTLLKNAFFLSVQISILLVLNASARIINIPAEYSTIQEGVYACSFGDTVLVHPGTYTENVVIDSVSIMLGSLFLTTGDTSYIQSTIIDGDSSGSVIRFYIWGDSTSIISGFTLTNGAGVYGGGGVYCYGSPLISGNIIYNNRASRGGGIFVSSGNPLISNNVIKDNHATVAGAGIVSYGGACIIANNRIYDNISTHYGGGIHIEDSGIVTLLHNAITNNFSEHNGGGVIFYAEGSGGIVIGNLIADNTSAHNSGIGFSHGDYHLTNNTIYNNGSDSIGLGFFQCYAVLTNNIIWNYADHEIVIYEGENVSITYSDIRGGWEGEGNISEDPLFCFTDTAYYWLAENSPCVGAGMYGVDIGAFGIGCGEQNGILQNDKLLPTSFSLYQNYPNPFNPVTTISFTIPSPQFTSLKVYSIIGSEIQTLVNEYKQAGFYTYRFDASDFSSGIYFYRLQAGDYAECKRMMLLK; from the coding sequence ATGTGTACGCTGCTAAAAAACGCTTTTTTCTTGTCTGTTCAAATTTCGATTTTATTGGTATTGAATGCATCAGCAAGAATTATCAATATCCCGGCTGAATATTCGACCATACAAGAAGGGGTTTATGCCTGTTCATTCGGCGATACCGTGTTGGTGCATCCGGGAACTTATACTGAAAATGTTGTTATTGATAGTGTCAGCATTATGCTGGGATCATTGTTTTTAACTACCGGCGATACGAGTTATATACAATCAACTATTATTGATGGTGATTCATCCGGTTCTGTGATTAGATTTTACATTTGGGGAGATAGCACTTCGATTATATCAGGATTTACACTTACAAATGGGGCTGGCGTATATGGCGGCGGAGGAGTCTACTGTTATGGGTCGCCTCTTATTAGCGGTAATATTATTTATAACAACAGAGCGTCGCGAGGCGGCGGTATATTCGTTAGCAGCGGTAATCCTTTAATTTCGAATAACGTAATAAAAGATAATCATGCTACAGTTGCCGGCGCTGGGATTGTTTCGTATGGCGGAGCTTGTATAATTGCAAACAATAGGATTTATGACAATATTTCAACTCATTACGGAGGTGGTATTCATATTGAGGATTCGGGAATTGTAACACTGCTTCATAATGCTATTACCAATAATTTTTCCGAGCATAATGGCGGCGGTGTTATATTCTATGCTGAGGGAAGTGGTGGAATTGTAATTGGTAATCTTATTGCCGATAACACTTCCGCTCATAACTCAGGAATAGGCTTTTCGCATGGTGATTACCATCTAACAAACAACACAATTTATAATAATGGCAGCGATTCAATTGGACTTGGCTTTTTTCAATGTTATGCTGTTTTAACAAACAATATTATCTGGAATTATGCCGATCATGAAATAGTAATTTACGAAGGGGAAAATGTATCAATTACATATTCGGATATCCGGGGCGGCTGGGAAGGTGAGGGGAATATCAGTGAAGACCCGCTATTCTGTTTTACCGATACTGCTTATTATTGGCTGGCTGAAAATTCTCCTTGCGTTGGCGCTGGAATGTATGGTGTCGATATCGGCGCTTTTGGGATTGGCTGCGGCGAGCAAAATGGAATTTTGCAAAATGATAAGTTATTGCCGACAAGCTTTTCCCTATATCAAAATTATCCCAACCCCTTCAATCCTGTAACTACAATTTCATTCACAATTCCAAGCCCGCAATTTACATCGCTCAAAGTTTATAGCATTATTGGCAGTGAAATACAAACGCTTGTAAATGAATATAAGCAGGCTGGGTTTTATACCTATCGTTTTGATGCATCAGATTTTTCCAGCGGCATATATTTTTATCGTCTGCAAGCAGGTGATTATGCTGAATGCAAGAGAATGATGCTGCTGAAATAA
- the ftsZ gene encoding cell division protein FtsZ, with protein MRVRRTKVIEYDVESQTYARMKVIGVGGAGGNAINRMVESGLTGVKFISMNTDSQALDYNKAEEVIQIGKRLTKGLGAGANPEIGRQAAEEDIDNIKEAVSDADMVFVACGMGGGTGTGAIPLVSKCAREQGALTVGIVSKPFLFEGTKRIMRAKEGIKILRECVDTLIIIPNQRLLKILDPTTPLDESFRKADEILYSATKGIADLITRHGIINLDFADVKTIMSEKGDALMGTGFGCGESGASLAAKMAISSPLLEDIDISGAKGVLVNITGSKKMTITNVNDAMESVYAAVGGDANIIFGAVIDNNLDDEIYVTVIATGFGNNNDFANKKAVPGTLFEGNDGGLQPPVPKKKNKVIEKSRIYDEIMNKGHDPQNIEKPAFERYRKPDNTDDGWQQDDLI; from the coding sequence ATGAGGGTTAGGAGGACTAAAGTGATCGAGTATGATGTAGAAAGTCAAACGTACGCAAGAATGAAAGTGATTGGTGTCGGCGGCGCTGGCGGCAATGCTATCAATCGCATGGTCGAATCAGGTTTAACCGGCGTGAAATTTATTTCCATGAATACCGACAGCCAGGCGCTTGATTACAACAAGGCTGAAGAAGTAATACAAATTGGCAAACGGCTAACTAAGGGTTTGGGCGCAGGCGCCAATCCGGAAATCGGCAGACAGGCCGCTGAGGAAGATATCGATAATATCAAGGAAGCCGTTAGCGATGCCGACATGGTATTCGTTGCCTGCGGTATGGGCGGCGGCACCGGTACCGGAGCAATACCATTAGTATCGAAATGCGCTCGTGAACAAGGCGCTTTAACTGTTGGAATAGTCTCTAAGCCCTTTTTATTCGAGGGTACTAAAAGAATTATGCGCGCTAAAGAAGGAATAAAAATTCTTCGTGAATGTGTTGACACATTGATTATAATACCGAATCAGCGGTTATTGAAAATACTCGACCCTACCACTCCTCTCGATGAATCATTCCGTAAAGCCGATGAAATATTGTACTCAGCAACTAAAGGCATTGCTGATTTAATCACCCGTCATGGCATAATCAATCTCGATTTCGCTGACGTCAAAACCATTATGTCTGAAAAAGGCGATGCTCTTATGGGAACAGGTTTCGGCTGCGGCGAAAGCGGCGCCTCTTTAGCGGCTAAGATGGCTATCAGTTCACCCCTGCTTGAGGATATTGATATTTCCGGCGCCAAAGGAGTGCTGGTAAATATCACCGGCAGCAAAAAGATGACAATCACGAATGTCAATGATGCTATGGAGTCGGTTTATGCCGCTGTTGGCGGTGATGCCAATATCATTTTCGGCGCCGTTATCGACAACAACCTTGATGATGAAATCTATGTTACCGTTATCGCCACAGGTTTTGGCAACAATAATGATTTCGCAAATAAAAAAGCCGTGCCCGGCACTCTTTTCGAGGGCAACGATGGAGGATTACAGCCGCCTGTTCCGAAAAAGAAAAATAAAGTCATAGAAAAAAGCCGCATCTATGATGAAATCATGAACAAAGGCCATGATCCTCAAAACATCGAAAAGCCGGCTTTTGAACGCTATCGCAAACCGGATAATACCGATGATGGCTGGCAGCAGGATGATTTGATTTAG